Proteins from one Capricornis sumatraensis isolate serow.1 chromosome 2, serow.2, whole genome shotgun sequence genomic window:
- the LOC138074375 gene encoding calcium-activated chloride channel regulator 1-like: MVLSLNVILFLTLHLLPGMKSSMVNLINNGYDGIVIAINPSVPEDEKLIENIKEMVTEASTYLFYATKRRVYFRNVRILIPMTWKSKSEYFIPKQESYDQADVIVANPYLKYGDDPYTLQYGRCGEKGQYIHFTPNFLLTDNFHIYGSRGRIFVHEWAHLHWGVFEEYNVDRPFYISRKNTIEATRCSTHITGTNVVFKKCQGGSCITRPCRRDSQTGLYEAKCTFIPEKSQTAKESVMFMQSLHSVTEFCTEKTHNTEAPNLQNKMCNGKSTWDVITNSVDFQNTSPMTERNPPTRPTFSLLRSKQRVVCLVLDKSGSMSSEDRLIRTNQAAELYLIQVIEKGSLVGMVTFDSVAKIQNHLTRITDDNVYQKITANLPREANGGTSICRGLKAGFQAIIHSNESTSGSEIILLTDGEDKEINLCFDDVKQSGAIIHTIALGPSAAKELETLSNMTGGYRFFANKDINGLTNAFSRISSRSGSITQQAIQLESKALNITGRKRVNGTVPVDSTIGNDTFFVVTWTIKKPEIVLQDPKGKKYKTSDFKEDKLNIRSARLRIPGIAETGTWTYSLLNNHASSQMLTVTVTTRARSPTTPPVTATAHMSQHTAHYPSPVIVYAQVSQGFLPVLGISVIAIIETEDGRQVTLELWDNGAGADTVKNDGIYSRYFTDYYGNGRYSLKVHAQARDNTARLNLRQPQNKALYVPGYVENGKIILNPPRPEVRDDLAKAEIEDFSRLTYGESFTVSGAPPGNHPSVLPPNKITDLEAKFKEDYIQLSWTAPGNVLDKGKANSYVIRISKSFMDLQEDFDNVTLVNTSNLIPKEAGSKENFEFKPEHFRVENGTKFYIAVQAINEANLISEVSHIVQAIKFIPLPEDSVHALGTKISAISLAIFGLPMIFSTF; encoded by the exons ATGGTGCTCAGTCTGAATGTTATTCTGTTCCTAACTTTGCATCTCTTGCCTGGAATGAAAAGTTCAATGGTAAATTTGATTAACAATGGGTATGACGGCATTGTCATTGCAATTAACCCCAGTGTGCCAGAAGATGAAAAACTCATTGAAAACATTAAG GAAATGGTAACTGAAGCTTCTACTTACCTGTTTTATGCCACCAAACGAAGAGTTTATTTCAGGAATGTGAGGATTTTAATTCCAATGACCTGGAAATCAAAATCTGAGTACTTCATACCAAAACAAGAATCATATGACCAG GCAGATGTCATAGTTGCTAATCCTTATCTAAAATATGGAGATGATCCCTATACACTTCAATAtggaaggtgtggagaaaaaggacaatatatacattttactcCAAACTTCTTGTTGACTGATAATTTCCACATCTATGGGTCCCGAG GCAGAATATTTGTCCATGAGTGGGCCCATCTCCACTGGGGAGTATTTGAGGAGTATAATGTGGACCGGCCATTCTATATTTCCAGAAAGAACACTATTGAAGCAACAAG ATGTTCAACTCATATTACTGGTACTAATGTGGTTTTCAAGAAGTGCCAGGGAGGCAGCTGTATAACAAGGCCATGCAGACGTGACTCACAGACAGGGCTGTACGAAGCAAAATGTACATTCATCCCAGAAAAATCCCAGACTGCAAAGGAATCCGTTATGTTTATGCAAAGTCTCCATTCT GTGACCGAATTTTGTACAGAAAAAACACACAATACAGAAGCTCCAAACCTACAAAACAAAATGTGCAATGGCAAAAGTACATGGGATGTAATCACGAACTCTGTTGACTTTCAGAATACATCTCCCATGACAGAAAGGAATCCACCGACTCGTCCTACATTTTCATTGCTCAGGTCCAAACAGCGGGTAGTCTGTTTGGTACTTGATAAATCTGGAAGCATGTCTTCA GAAGACCGTCTCATTCGAACGAATCAAGCAGCAGAACTATACTTGATTCAAGTTATTGAAAAGGGATCTTTAGTTGGGATGGTTACATTTGACAGTGTTGCTAAAATCCAAAATCATCTAACAAGAATAACTGATGATAATGTTTACCAAAAGATCACTGCAAATCTGCCTCGAGAAGCTAATGGTGGAACTTCAATTTGTAGGGGGCTCAAAGCAGGATTCCag GCAATTATCCACAGTAACGAGAGTACTTCTGGTTCTGAAATCATACTATTAACTGATGGGGAAGATAAGGAAATTAATTTATGCTTTGACGATGTAAAACAAAGTGGTGCAATCATCCACACCATTGCTCTGGGACCTTCTGCTGCCAAAGAACTGGAGACACTGTCAAATATGACAG GAGGATATCGTTTTTTTGCCAATAAAGACATAAATGGCCTTACTAATGCTTTCAGTAGAATTTCATCTAGAAGTGGGAGCATCACTCAGCAGGCTATTCAG TTGGAGAGCAAAGCCTTGAACATTACAGGAAGGAAAAGAGTAAATGGCACAGTGCCCGTAGACAGTACAATTGGAAATGACACTTTCTTTGTTGTCACATGGACAATAAAAAAACCAGAAATTGTTCTCCAAGatccaaaaggaaagaaatataaaacctcAGATTTCAAAGAAGATAAGTTAAATATTCGGTCTGCTCGTCTGCGAATACCTGGTATTGCAGAg acagGTACTTGGACTTACAGCCTTCTAAATAATCATGCCAGTTCTCAAATGCTAACAGTGACAGTGACCACTCGAGCAAGAAGTCCTACTACACCCCCAGTAACCGCAACAGCTCACATGAGTCAACATACAGCCCATTACCCTAGCCCAGTGATTGTTTATGCACAAGTCAGTCAAGGGTTTTTGCCTGTACTGGGAATCAGTGTAATAGCCATTATAGAAACCGAAGATGGACGTCAAGTAACATTGGAGCTCTGGGACAATGGTGCAG GTGCTGATACTGTCAAGAATGATGGCATCTACTCAAGATATTTTACAGATTACTATGGAAACGGTAGATACAGTTTAAAAGTACATGCACAGGCAAGAGACAACACGGCTAGGCTAAATTTAAGACAACCACAAAACAAAGCTCTGTATGTTCCAGGCTACGTTGAAAATG GTAAAATTATACTGAACCCACCCAGACCTGAAGTCAGAGATGACCTGGCAAAAGCCGAAATAGAAGACTTTAGCAGACTAACCTATGGAGAGTCATTTACTGTATCAGGAGCTCCTCCTGGTAATCACCCTTCTGTGCTCCCACCCAATAAAATTACAGATCTTGAGGCTAAATTCAAAGAAGATTATATTCAACTTTCATGGACAGCCCCTGGCAATGTCCTAGATAAAGGAAAAG CCAACAGCTACGTTATAAGAATAAGTAAGAGTTTCATGGATCTCCAAGAAGATTTTGACAATGTGACTTTAGTGAATACTTCTAATCTAATACCTAAGGAGGCCGGctcaaaagaaaattttgaatttaAGCCAGAACATtttagagtagaaaatggcaccAAATTCTATATTGCAGTCCAAGCCATCAATGAAGCCAATCTCATCTCAGAGGTTTCTCACATTGTACAAGCAATCAAGTTTATTCCTCTACCAGAAGACAGTGTCCATGCTCTGGGTACTAAGATTTCTGCAATCAGTTTGGCAATTTTTGGATTACCAATGATTTTCTCTACATTTTAA